From a single Chloroflexia bacterium SDU3-3 genomic region:
- a CDS encoding STAS domain-containing protein: MAADSQRLFDFWSSRKDSTIESLAQSLRDNCGPYYQNLSQDELLKRAAAIIDIWLDVLVHGKPERLSSFSQQIGTTRLSEGLGPSVMMSVIDQVRKVVWQVMSDFYVKGDWDLDLLHTSEGWIHDMRSSFTETYNTHLQEAQRQLEEREHEIATQSQIIRETASPIVPIYDGILVMPLVGALDSLRISQVMESALEHIVDKQAEVLIIDITGVPIVDTGVANHLLQMARAISLLGAEVVVVGIGAEIAQTIIQLGLDMSAIMTMANLEAGIAYALEQRGFAIRTISEP, encoded by the coding sequence ATGGCAGCAGATTCACAGCGCCTCTTCGATTTTTGGTCTAGCCGCAAGGACAGCACGATTGAATCGCTTGCCCAGAGCCTGCGAGACAACTGCGGCCCCTACTATCAGAACCTCTCGCAGGATGAGCTTCTGAAGCGCGCCGCCGCCATCATCGACATCTGGCTCGATGTCCTCGTCCACGGCAAACCCGAGCGGCTGAGCAGCTTCAGCCAGCAGATCGGCACCACCCGCCTCTCCGAGGGCCTTGGCCCGAGCGTGATGATGAGCGTGATCGACCAGGTGCGCAAGGTGGTCTGGCAGGTGATGAGCGATTTCTACGTCAAGGGCGACTGGGATCTCGATCTGCTGCATACGAGCGAGGGCTGGATCCACGACATGCGGTCGAGCTTCACCGAGACCTATAACACCCACCTGCAGGAGGCCCAGCGCCAGCTGGAGGAGCGCGAGCACGAGATCGCCACGCAGAGCCAGATCATCCGCGAGACCGCCTCGCCGATCGTGCCGATCTACGACGGCATCCTGGTGATGCCGCTGGTAGGCGCGCTCGACTCGCTGCGGATCAGCCAGGTGATGGAGTCGGCGCTGGAGCATATCGTCGACAAGCAGGCCGAGGTGCTGATCATCGACATCACCGGCGTGCCGATCGTGGACACGGGCGTGGCCAACCACCTGCTGCAGATGGCGCGCGCCATCTCGCTGCTTGGCGCAGAGGTGGTGGTGGTGGGCATCGGGGCCGAGATCGCGCAGACGATCATCCAGCTGGGCCTCGATATGAGCGCGATCATGACCATGGCCAACCTTGAGGCAGGCATCGCCTACGCCCTTGAGCAGCGCGGGTTCGCCATCCGCACGATCAGCGAGCCGTGA